The following are encoded in a window of Roseimaritima ulvae genomic DNA:
- a CDS encoding prepilin peptidase has translation MTGSVFSNEDYRLVWIDFIPVTLTAIAALVDLRTREIPDWIWVVILALVPLKAWWLWPDVALWQIPVGALAALLISGLVAWGDRFGGGDVKLFAALGAWFGITAVFPLALWCAIAGLPLAVVAAARGQTDYAYGPAILIGVAVHWMAPDLLGRIGGWA, from the coding sequence GTGACGGGTAGCGTTTTTTCCAATGAGGATTATCGGTTGGTCTGGATCGACTTCATTCCCGTTACGCTGACCGCGATTGCGGCCCTGGTGGACTTGCGAACCCGCGAGATCCCTGACTGGATTTGGGTCGTAATCCTGGCGTTGGTGCCGCTGAAAGCGTGGTGGCTGTGGCCGGACGTTGCCTTATGGCAAATCCCCGTCGGCGCCTTGGCAGCTCTGTTAATCAGTGGCTTGGTTGCCTGGGGCGATCGCTTTGGCGGTGGCGACGTCAAGCTGTTCGCGGCTTTGGGCGCTTGGTTTGGCATCACGGCCGTTTTTCCGTTGGCGCTGTGGTGTGCTATTGCGGGCCTTCCGCTTGCCGTGGTGGCCGCGGCGCGAGGCCAAACCGACTACGCCTACGGACCGGCGATATTGATTGGTGTTGCGGTGCATTGGATGGCACCGGACCTGTTGGGCCGCATCGGCGGCTGGGCCTAG
- a CDS encoding CpaF family protein: MSDSHEPDFADKSPASPRRDAGDVRSKMGRKRFNVPRERVVVKDAGDNAFSLAPRDVPQRSGSDYLSVKTSLHSRLLDLLNQPQYLAASDEVLEQTVDDFVADVLENEDLPLNQAERTQLADDLMEETLGVGPLAPLLGDPAVTDVLVNRYDQVYIERFGRLETTDVQFRNSEHLVRIIQRIAARVGRRIDESSPMVDARLSDGSRVNATLPPVTIDGPTLSIRRFGKRRLRRDDLQRLGMFSPAMRSFMQWMVLARSNIIVSGGTGAGKSTFLGAVCEAIPDSERIVTIEDAAELMLDQRHVIRMETRPLNLEGTGRITARDLVVNSLRMRPDRIIVGEVRAGEALDMLQAMNTGHDGSLTTVHANSPRDAVARLETMVLMAGVDLPQRAIREQIASAVDFVISVRRYDDGVRRVESIAEITGMEESMPQMQDIFVFQQTGRQDRRIVGEFVATGIVPRRVHQLRDRGYDVPLDLFRAGTEA; encoded by the coding sequence ATGAGCGACTCGCACGAACCGGACTTCGCAGACAAATCGCCGGCCTCGCCCCGTCGCGACGCGGGCGACGTACGCTCCAAAATGGGACGCAAACGATTTAATGTGCCGCGCGAACGTGTCGTGGTCAAAGACGCCGGCGACAATGCGTTCAGCTTGGCCCCGCGCGATGTCCCGCAACGCAGCGGTAGTGACTACCTTTCGGTCAAGACCTCGCTGCATTCGCGGCTGCTGGACCTGCTGAATCAACCGCAGTACCTGGCGGCGTCCGATGAAGTGCTGGAGCAAACCGTCGACGATTTTGTTGCCGATGTGCTTGAAAACGAAGACTTGCCGCTCAACCAGGCCGAACGGACGCAGTTGGCCGACGACTTAATGGAGGAAACTCTGGGCGTTGGTCCGTTGGCGCCGTTGCTGGGCGACCCAGCGGTCACCGACGTGTTGGTGAACCGATACGACCAGGTCTACATTGAACGATTTGGACGCTTGGAAACGACCGACGTCCAATTTCGTAACAGCGAACACCTAGTCCGCATCATTCAACGGATCGCCGCGCGCGTCGGCCGCCGGATCGATGAAAGTTCGCCGATGGTCGACGCCCGTTTAAGCGATGGCAGTCGCGTTAATGCCACGCTACCGCCTGTCACCATCGATGGACCAACGCTCTCGATTCGGCGGTTTGGTAAACGCCGACTGCGGCGCGATGATCTGCAGCGGTTGGGAATGTTCTCGCCCGCCATGCGGAGCTTTATGCAGTGGATGGTCTTGGCTCGCAGCAACATCATTGTTTCCGGCGGCACGGGCGCCGGCAAATCGACCTTTTTAGGCGCGGTCTGCGAAGCCATCCCCGACAGCGAGCGGATTGTGACCATCGAGGATGCGGCGGAATTGATGCTCGATCAAAGGCACGTGATCCGCATGGAAACGCGGCCTTTGAACCTGGAAGGCACCGGCCGCATCACCGCTCGCGACCTGGTCGTTAATTCGCTGCGAATGCGTCCCGATCGAATCATCGTTGGCGAAGTCCGCGCTGGCGAGGCGTTGGACATGCTGCAGGCGATGAATACCGGACACGACGGCAGCTTGACCACCGTCCACGCCAACAGTCCTCGTGATGCCGTCGCGCGGTTAGAGACGATGGTGCTGATGGCGGGCGTCGATCTGCCGCAACGCGCCATCCGCGAACAAATCGCTTCGGCGGTCGATTTTGTGATCTCCGTCCGCCGCTACGACGACGGCGTGCGGCGGGTCGAGTCGATCGCGGAAATCACGGGTATGGAAGAGTCCATGCCGCAGATGCAAGACATCTTTGTGTTCCAGCAAACCGGTCGGCAGGACCGCCGCATCGTGGGCGAATTTGTGGCAACGGGAATCGTGCCACGCCGCGTTCACCAATTGCGTGATCGGGGCTACGACGTTCCGCTGGATTTGTTCCGCGCCGGCACGGAGGCGTGA
- a CDS encoding Flp family type IVb pilin — MRKLFKNKKGQGLVEYGILVGGIALVALAATAILGHKTTDLIGTVAGALPGAHDEDNGPIVSGQLVATTVQSGGTGFVLDTSSTGSFSDNLGIDGEGLIVEP, encoded by the coding sequence ATGCGTAAGTTGTTTAAGAACAAGAAGGGCCAAGGCCTGGTTGAGTACGGAATCCTCGTCGGCGGCATCGCTTTGGTTGCCCTGGCCGCCACCGCCATCTTGGGTCACAAGACCACCGACCTGATCGGCACCGTCGCCGGCGCCCTGCCCGGTGCTCATGACGAAGACAACGGCCCGATCGTCAGCGGCCAATTGGTTGCCACGACGGTCCAATCGGGTGGCACAGGCTTCGTCTTGGACACCAGCAGCACCGGTTCGTTCAGCGATAACCTGGGCATCGACGGTGAAGGCCTGATCGTCGAACCGTAA
- a CDS encoding type II secretion system F family protein, which yields MTNLLPIIVAVILLVAGLVVLRYMGAWLRTRQRLAAAAEASQAADEAILVTRDSWLGRWLFRAGFRGKNATPLFIAANVFALLAGLLVAFLFYQSAVVTLGGSVLRAIPGAVGEVFLPLLWVSPILAVGVVVAMPAIFVRARRRTRIRTIEQDLPLSLDLLATLAEAGLSFDAALERVLETQRNRRPLAEEFRLFRLEILTGRSRIDSLRRLKDNVDVTWFSIFVSALIHAEQIGASLATTLRAQADDLRNRRRERALAQAMAVPVKLLFPLIICFLPGIMIAALGPIIFQIVQMLDQVIQNGFGGA from the coding sequence ATGACCAACTTACTTCCCATTATTGTTGCCGTCATCCTGCTGGTCGCCGGACTCGTGGTGCTGCGATACATGGGGGCTTGGCTGCGCACCCGGCAGCGGCTGGCTGCGGCCGCGGAGGCCTCGCAAGCGGCCGACGAGGCGATCCTGGTGACCCGCGACAGTTGGCTCGGACGTTGGCTGTTCCGAGCCGGATTTCGCGGCAAAAACGCAACGCCCCTGTTCATCGCGGCAAATGTTTTCGCTCTGCTAGCCGGATTACTGGTGGCGTTCCTGTTCTACCAGTCCGCGGTAGTGACTTTGGGAGGCAGCGTATTGCGAGCCATTCCCGGGGCCGTCGGCGAAGTCTTTCTGCCTCTCCTGTGGGTCAGCCCGATTCTGGCGGTCGGCGTGGTCGTGGCCATGCCGGCGATTTTTGTCCGCGCCCGACGCCGTACCCGCATCCGAACGATTGAGCAAGATCTGCCCTTGTCTCTGGATCTGTTGGCGACCCTCGCTGAAGCCGGATTGAGTTTTGACGCGGCCCTGGAACGCGTGTTGGAAACCCAGCGAAATCGGCGTCCATTGGCCGAAGAATTCCGACTGTTTCGCTTGGAGATTTTGACCGGACGCAGCCGCATTGATTCGCTGCGACGACTGAAGGACAACGTCGACGTGACTTGGTTTTCGATCTTTGTATCCGCGCTGATCCATGCGGAGCAAATCGGGGCTTCGTTGGCGACGACGTTGCGTGCCCAAGCCGACGATCTCCGCAATCGACGTCGGGAACGAGCGTTGGCGCAAGCCATGGCGGTACCGGTGAAACTGTTGTTCCCGCTGATTATCTGTTTTCTCCCGGGCATCATGATCGCCGCTCTCGGTCCGATCATTTTCCAAATCGTGCAAATGCTCGATCAGGTCATCCAGAACGGATTTGGAGGCGCCTGA
- a CDS encoding tetratricopeptide repeat protein, with amino-acid sequence MTDSHATHVWESATNQSPGRAAIFGLGLVVLAIVLIVWKSSLDGSFQFDDYGNIVNKQGIDQLWPPTMYLQSGRPLGLYSLAVNKRFSADSPYGFHLFNLAVHAANAMLIYAGILLSRLVWLQRRRDASGLSTFWVAIAALAALLWSIHPLTTQAVTYIVQRYESLSAMGYLGAWVGLLLVLGGSGRWQRLAGYLMILLFAWVGLTSKEVFATAPLSVLLFDRQLTRQTFAAIFARRWLAYGLLSSPFCWFVLSVSRWFDTSRSSSMGLGMEEVNSWEYLRTQPEVILHYLRLAVWPYPQSLDYVWRIQQRPEIYFSLGAIIVSLLLLGFWWYVRGLRPVPRLGHAAADAEHDGLPVDASIVCGWYGWGILTFFFILAPTSSFMPIADLAFEHRMYLPLALVVAGIVFAGGMLLQRLWGNSRNPLVLGAGAAMIVVAAGGLLGWRTHVRNLDYRDELTLWMRVTEVAPENPRGWYHVGSALYKRGHRDAALPCMISAVGFGGSQNPMYDVGLADCLRHAGRVDEALFFYRRAIENKPEFAEGHNNLGVVYLERDEDEMALNHFTIASQLGHAEAMHNLAMLYERREHHAQAIEWLQKAIDTATAADQPTLIERIQSRLQANQRALSTDEPEEGQP; translated from the coding sequence TTGACTGATTCACACGCTACCCACGTTTGGGAATCCGCTACGAACCAGTCACCGGGTCGAGCCGCCATTTTCGGCCTGGGGCTGGTTGTATTGGCGATCGTATTGATCGTCTGGAAGTCGTCGCTGGACGGCTCGTTCCAGTTCGATGACTATGGCAACATCGTCAACAAACAGGGAATCGACCAGTTGTGGCCGCCCACCATGTATCTGCAAAGCGGCCGGCCGCTGGGGCTCTACAGCCTGGCGGTCAACAAAAGATTCAGCGCCGATTCGCCGTATGGATTCCATCTGTTCAATTTGGCGGTGCACGCCGCCAATGCGATGCTGATTTATGCCGGCATTTTGCTGTCGCGTCTGGTATGGCTGCAACGCCGCCGCGATGCGTCCGGCTTGTCCACATTTTGGGTCGCTATCGCCGCGCTGGCAGCTTTGTTGTGGTCGATCCATCCGCTGACGACCCAAGCGGTCACCTATATCGTCCAGCGCTACGAATCGCTTTCCGCAATGGGCTATCTGGGCGCTTGGGTGGGGTTGTTGTTAGTGCTTGGGGGCAGCGGTAGATGGCAGCGACTGGCCGGCTACCTGATGATTCTGCTGTTTGCCTGGGTGGGTTTAACCAGCAAAGAGGTGTTTGCTACCGCGCCCCTCTCCGTCTTGCTATTTGACCGACAACTGACACGTCAAACCTTTGCCGCCATCTTCGCTCGCCGTTGGCTGGCCTACGGTTTGCTGTCGTCCCCCTTTTGCTGGTTCGTGCTCAGCGTCTCACGTTGGTTTGACACCAGTCGCAGCAGTTCGATGGGGTTGGGTATGGAGGAAGTGAATAGTTGGGAGTACCTGCGGACGCAGCCCGAAGTCATCTTGCACTATTTGCGTCTGGCGGTCTGGCCGTATCCGCAAAGCTTGGACTATGTGTGGCGAATCCAGCAGCGGCCGGAGATCTACTTTTCGTTAGGCGCGATCATCGTTTCGCTGTTGCTGCTCGGTTTTTGGTGGTACGTTCGCGGACTTCGGCCCGTCCCCCGCCTTGGCCACGCGGCAGCCGATGCCGAACACGACGGCCTGCCAGTGGACGCGTCGATCGTTTGTGGTTGGTATGGCTGGGGCATCCTGACCTTTTTCTTTATCCTGGCACCGACGTCCAGCTTCATGCCGATCGCCGACTTGGCCTTCGAGCATCGCATGTATCTGCCGTTGGCTTTGGTGGTCGCGGGAATCGTTTTCGCCGGCGGCATGCTGCTGCAACGGCTGTGGGGCAACAGTCGAAATCCGTTGGTATTGGGCGCCGGAGCCGCCATGATCGTGGTCGCCGCCGGAGGCCTGCTTGGTTGGCGAACGCATGTGCGGAATTTGGATTATCGTGACGAATTAACGCTGTGGATGCGTGTTACCGAGGTTGCACCGGAGAATCCTCGTGGCTGGTACCACGTCGGCAGCGCACTGTACAAACGCGGGCACCGCGACGCGGCGTTGCCTTGTATGATCAGCGCCGTCGGATTCGGCGGATCCCAAAACCCTATGTACGACGTCGGCCTGGCAGACTGCTTGCGGCACGCCGGCCGAGTCGACGAAGCTTTATTCTTTTATCGCCGGGCGATTGAGAACAAGCCTGAATTTGCGGAAGGCCACAACAACCTGGGCGTCGTCTATCTAGAGCGGGACGAAGACGAAATGGCGCTGAACCATTTTACCATCGCCTCGCAGCTCGGACATGCCGAAGCGATGCACAATCTGGCGATGCTCTACGAACGTCGTGAGCACCATGCTCAAGCCATCGAGTGGCTACAGAAGGCGATCGACACAGCAACGGCAGCCGATCAACCAACGCTGATCGAACGAATCCAGAGCCGACTGCAAGCGAACCAACGGGCCCTTTCCACTGATGAACCGGAGGAAGGCCAGCCATGA
- a CDS encoding CpaB family protein: MARSRRNQYRSSILPTLFIGGTALGLLGMVGLMVAWAMGTFDRQTVRPVDRTGQLAFPALARPVSAFEAICREHLINPQTKQLNVVWLPEATAEVASRSLGDLIGRVLSRDKEAGMVLTERDFLPAGTKPGVSAGIPPGKFAVTIAATDIPGLEQLRHGDRFDLMVALTAEADGTQLRGNTEPAAVFGGIKPPSLRVGQLSQQHGVKRLVTGGRLIALTQGKQQSTKGSSGLTVKPTSGRSATKTITYAEIAIDEEEIGPLTEAISLATPMTCIVRSGRPDAEVEEAFSREGLVPVITTATAVEAYSELTDESLIDHATGQLHFYYFPAERVPDHWLTDPTMVYGRVVSRPLRRGSPITEADLLPLGTKPGISAGVPAGMVAMAVSTGQMAGFADLVQGDRFAIHAKMPAESAKAVQNSWAKLHGGTLSPETELREQMLRTGIREVVGDAIFLREGADGKATIAVPDDRVAHVAQLIRDDLELFVVARSVAGQASGHAERSRPKDAKKPVRSQAATAAHTMFRLVSAQRSANQQDDEKDPVEVPILTRNVEAFERLSVDDFIDPATGDIRYLYFPADRVQTDWITDIQSLVDRVTNRDLTAGRAVSATDLAPQGAVPGPSAGVPVGMRGFLVDSSQIEDLDLLRPGATFAIAAGGPVSAQQLGDQVRRTFSSADAVAEADKLEDTQFPVFRPIASGAVLLKMYDNTQRSQTLTLTDRTVTRTDASGLITKEEVQEIPRLETVTTEVMRFAIAVPASQAAVVAGSLSRNRPLRAVLDANNGSPASPAATTQDATTGTHASASDTAGRQGTVNAFVREHFRGSDAPFTEVFVSDRSYPDPLPEGDSPLEAKDGSHE, translated from the coding sequence ATGGCTCGTTCGCGACGAAACCAATACCGGAGTTCTATTCTGCCGACGCTGTTCATCGGTGGAACCGCACTTGGACTGCTGGGGATGGTTGGTCTGATGGTCGCCTGGGCGATGGGGACGTTTGATAGGCAAACGGTACGCCCGGTCGATCGTACGGGACAATTGGCCTTTCCCGCTCTCGCCCGCCCGGTGTCCGCCTTCGAAGCGATTTGCCGCGAGCACCTGATCAACCCGCAAACCAAACAGTTGAATGTGGTGTGGCTGCCCGAAGCAACCGCCGAGGTCGCCTCTCGCAGTCTCGGCGATCTGATCGGCCGTGTGCTCAGCCGTGATAAAGAAGCCGGGATGGTGTTGACCGAGCGAGATTTTCTTCCCGCGGGTACGAAACCCGGCGTGTCCGCCGGCATTCCCCCCGGAAAATTTGCCGTCACCATCGCAGCCACCGACATCCCGGGGCTGGAACAGCTGCGGCATGGCGATCGATTTGATTTGATGGTCGCCCTTACGGCGGAAGCCGACGGCACACAGCTTCGCGGAAACACCGAACCGGCGGCTGTCTTCGGCGGCATCAAACCACCTTCCCTGCGGGTGGGACAACTTAGCCAACAGCATGGCGTCAAACGACTGGTTACCGGGGGCCGCTTGATCGCGCTCACCCAGGGCAAGCAGCAATCGACCAAAGGCAGCAGCGGATTAACTGTCAAGCCAACATCGGGACGATCTGCGACCAAGACGATCACTTACGCGGAAATCGCCATCGACGAAGAGGAGATCGGCCCGCTGACCGAGGCGATCTCGCTGGCCACTCCGATGACTTGTATCGTGCGCAGCGGTCGGCCCGATGCGGAAGTCGAAGAGGCGTTCAGCCGCGAAGGGTTGGTTCCCGTCATCACCACAGCCACCGCCGTGGAGGCTTACAGTGAGTTAACAGATGAATCACTGATCGACCACGCAACCGGCCAATTGCATTTTTACTACTTCCCCGCGGAACGGGTCCCCGATCATTGGTTGACCGATCCCACAATGGTCTACGGCCGGGTCGTGTCGCGGCCGCTGCGCCGCGGTTCGCCGATCACCGAAGCCGATTTGTTGCCGCTGGGCACTAAACCGGGCATCTCCGCGGGAGTTCCTGCCGGCATGGTGGCGATGGCGGTCAGCACGGGGCAAATGGCCGGTTTCGCCGACCTGGTCCAGGGGGACCGTTTTGCCATCCATGCCAAAATGCCCGCCGAGAGCGCCAAGGCGGTGCAGAACAGCTGGGCCAAACTGCATGGCGGAACGCTCAGCCCGGAAACCGAACTGCGCGAACAGATGCTGCGAACCGGTATCCGCGAAGTGGTCGGCGACGCCATCTTTCTTCGCGAGGGCGCAGACGGCAAAGCCACCATCGCCGTGCCCGATGATCGCGTGGCTCACGTGGCTCAGTTGATTCGAGATGACTTGGAGTTATTTGTTGTGGCGCGGAGTGTTGCGGGGCAGGCCAGCGGGCATGCCGAACGCTCGCGACCGAAGGACGCTAAAAAGCCGGTTCGCTCGCAAGCCGCCACGGCCGCTCACACAATGTTCCGACTTGTGTCGGCGCAACGGTCAGCGAACCAGCAGGATGACGAGAAGGATCCCGTTGAAGTGCCGATTTTGACCCGCAATGTCGAGGCCTTTGAACGTCTCAGTGTGGATGATTTCATCGACCCGGCTACCGGCGACATCCGCTACCTGTACTTCCCCGCCGATCGAGTTCAAACCGATTGGATCACCGACATCCAGTCATTGGTCGACCGCGTGACGAACCGCGACTTAACAGCCGGTCGTGCCGTGTCCGCCACCGATTTGGCGCCGCAGGGGGCCGTGCCGGGGCCCTCGGCGGGTGTGCCCGTGGGAATGCGTGGGTTTTTGGTGGATTCTTCACAGATCGAAGACCTGGATCTGCTGCGTCCGGGAGCCACGTTTGCCATCGCGGCGGGAGGTCCTGTGAGTGCCCAGCAATTGGGAGACCAAGTACGTCGTACCTTTTCTTCGGCCGATGCGGTCGCCGAAGCCGACAAGCTGGAGGACACCCAGTTTCCCGTGTTTCGTCCCATCGCCAGCGGTGCCGTGCTGTTGAAAATGTACGACAACACGCAGCGCAGTCAGACGCTGACGCTGACCGATCGCACGGTGACCCGCACCGACGCGAGTGGCCTGATTACCAAAGAAGAAGTTCAAGAAATACCGCGTTTGGAAACGGTCACCACCGAGGTCATGCGATTTGCCATCGCCGTCCCCGCGTCGCAAGCCGCCGTGGTCGCCGGTTCGCTCAGCCGCAACCGGCCGCTCCGCGCCGTGCTGGACGCCAACAACGGCTCGCCAGCGTCGCCCGCCGCCACGACTCAGGACGCCACGACCGGCACACACGCCTCCGCGTCCGATACCGCCGGCAGGCAGGGTACGGTAAACGCTTTCGTTCGGGAACATTTCCGAGGCAGCGACGCTCCCTTTACCGAAGTCTTTGTCAGCGACCGCAGCTATCCGGATCCATTGCCCGAGGGCGACTCGCCGCTGGAAGCCAAGGACGGATCCCATGAGTGA
- a CDS encoding AAA family ATPase: protein MSDALAAIKLLVFASSESVGQEIAEACRGADEITPQCFITTDLTRAVDVSRDREPQGGLIELTGDVQSDRQAIHELRAVAPEMVLVGVHAAEGEPNSVSSAEIVELVRQGVTDFLRRPIPGRDLRQLFERLRPGAKTQRRGVGSCVAFVSNKGGVGKSTLAVNTAVSLAARYPDEVLLIDASLQMGVCAAMLNLEPKTTLLDAFEQRQRLDETLIRQLALPHESGLLLLAAPTDPVAASDIDDQSMTRLLNLSRRTFRYVVVDTFPLFDQIVMTVLDIVSRAFVVLDNVVPTVLSAVQLLKLLDDLQYPEQRTSVVINRFQRITGNPGVEDVARSLRMPIDHVIPYSRRAIAAANAGQPFALDFVRFSRLHRAMRDLVETVDDPALLPVVETNAK, encoded by the coding sequence ATGAGTGATGCGCTTGCCGCCATCAAACTGTTGGTCTTTGCTTCCAGTGAATCCGTTGGGCAAGAGATCGCCGAGGCCTGTCGCGGCGCGGACGAAATCACGCCGCAATGCTTCATCACCACCGACCTGACCCGCGCGGTCGATGTCTCCCGAGATCGTGAACCCCAGGGAGGGTTGATCGAATTAACCGGGGACGTCCAAAGCGATCGCCAAGCCATTCATGAACTGCGTGCGGTTGCACCGGAGATGGTGTTGGTGGGAGTCCACGCGGCCGAAGGCGAACCCAACAGTGTATCGTCCGCGGAAATCGTCGAGTTGGTGCGACAAGGCGTCACCGACTTTCTGCGACGTCCGATTCCGGGACGGGATCTGCGACAACTGTTCGAACGACTCCGACCAGGTGCTAAAACGCAGCGCCGCGGCGTGGGCAGCTGTGTCGCCTTCGTCAGCAATAAAGGCGGCGTGGGAAAATCCACCCTGGCCGTGAATACTGCAGTCAGTCTGGCGGCACGGTATCCGGATGAAGTGCTGTTGATCGACGCTTCGCTGCAAATGGGGGTCTGCGCAGCGATGCTGAATTTGGAACCCAAGACAACGCTGCTGGACGCCTTCGAACAACGCCAACGGCTGGACGAAACGCTGATCCGACAACTGGCATTGCCGCACGAATCTGGGTTGTTGCTGTTGGCAGCACCGACCGACCCGGTGGCCGCGTCCGATATCGATGACCAATCGATGACACGTTTGTTAAATTTGTCGCGACGAACCTTCCGCTACGTCGTCGTCGACACGTTTCCCTTGTTCGACCAAATCGTGATGACGGTCCTGGATATCGTCAGCCGCGCGTTTGTCGTGCTGGACAACGTCGTGCCTACCGTGTTGAGCGCGGTGCAGTTGCTGAAATTGCTGGATGACTTGCAGTACCCCGAACAGCGGACCAGCGTGGTCATCAACCGCTTTCAACGGATCACCGGTAACCCAGGCGTCGAGGACGTGGCTCGTTCCTTGCGGATGCCGATCGATCACGTCATTCCTTACAGCCGTCGCGCGATCGCCGCCGCAAATGCGGGGCAGCCGTTTGCGCTCGATTTTGTCCGCTTCTCCAGATTGCATCGCGCGATGCGTGATCTGGTCGAGACGGTCGATGACCCGGCCTTGCTACCGGTTGTGGAGACGAACGCCAAATGA
- a CDS encoding glycosyltransferase family 2 protein: protein MTHTAPKVWVVLAAYNESTRISQTLQSLADYSTVVVDDGSSDDTFAAARRHATWVLQHPLNCGQGAALQTGIDFALSQGADVIITFDADGQHDPADLARMLQPVVGGQADVALGSRFLGSTQNMPWSRRILLKLAILFTRLTNGLTLTDTHNGFRALSRKAAQQIRIRQPRMAHASEILDQIARHELQYVEVPVTIRYHAETLAKGQSSWDAFRITGHLLAGRLWQ, encoded by the coding sequence ATGACGCACACCGCCCCCAAGGTTTGGGTGGTTCTCGCCGCCTATAACGAGTCCACCCGTATTTCCCAGACCCTGCAATCGCTGGCCGACTACAGCACGGTGGTGGTCGACGACGGTTCCAGCGACGACACCTTCGCAGCGGCTCGGCGGCATGCTACCTGGGTGCTGCAACACCCGCTTAATTGCGGGCAAGGCGCGGCCCTGCAGACCGGCATCGACTTTGCCTTGTCCCAGGGGGCCGACGTAATCATAACCTTTGACGCCGATGGGCAGCATGACCCTGCAGATCTTGCCCGCATGCTGCAGCCGGTGGTTGGCGGGCAAGCCGATGTGGCCCTGGGCTCACGATTTCTAGGCTCGACGCAAAACATGCCCTGGTCGCGGCGCATCCTGCTCAAACTGGCGATTCTGTTCACCCGTCTGACCAATGGCTTAACGCTGACCGATACCCACAACGGGTTTCGTGCCTTGTCACGCAAGGCCGCTCAGCAAATCCGCATTCGCCAACCGCGGATGGCGCATGCGTCCGAAATATTGGACCAAATTGCTAGACACGAATTGCAGTACGTCGAAGTGCCGGTGACGATCCGCTATCACGCCGAGACGTTGGCCAAGGGACAAAGTTCCTGGGATGCGTTTCGGATCACCGGACACTTGTTGGCGGGGAGGTTATGGCAATGA
- a CDS encoding type II secretion system F family protein, with product MGYVLFGFFGLMFLGGLAGIAVAAYRSQSAAVSRGRLDAGAASIRDSHSESNQLSPASARRSPVLRRYAWIGLFVAALVVLVLRSTLGIPWPYLAAIYVMAFLCCWQLDTIWLQYRIGKLEQQLADAIDMMVAGVKSGSSLQAALESSVVEARQPWRQEVQQMVSAIRYGQDPVEAAMDLSDRLPLERVTLFSQTLAVNWRVGGKLSVTLANVGRTIRDRIELSRRMHAMTTQARMSVISVVVVTYFIGALIWRNDPERMNGFLTSMIGQVLVSIGMALQAVGVVWISWMSKPKF from the coding sequence ATGGGCTACGTACTGTTCGGCTTCTTTGGACTGATGTTCCTGGGCGGTCTGGCTGGAATCGCGGTCGCCGCCTATCGAAGCCAGTCGGCCGCGGTATCGCGAGGTCGGCTGGACGCCGGGGCCGCCAGCATTCGCGACAGTCACAGCGAATCAAACCAGCTCTCCCCCGCTTCGGCGCGTCGCAGCCCGGTGCTGCGTCGCTATGCCTGGATCGGATTGTTCGTCGCCGCCCTGGTGGTGCTGGTGTTGCGGTCGACCTTGGGAATCCCCTGGCCCTACTTGGCGGCCATCTACGTCATGGCCTTCCTGTGTTGCTGGCAGCTGGACACGATCTGGCTGCAGTATCGAATCGGCAAATTGGAACAGCAATTGGCCGACGCGATTGATATGATGGTCGCCGGCGTCAAATCGGGCAGCAGTTTGCAAGCGGCACTGGAATCCAGCGTGGTCGAAGCCCGACAGCCATGGCGTCAAGAAGTCCAGCAAATGGTCAGCGCCATCCGCTATGGGCAAGACCCCGTGGAAGCCGCCATGGATTTGTCCGACCGCCTGCCGTTGGAAAGGGTGACGCTGTTTTCACAAACGCTGGCTGTTAATTGGCGTGTGGGCGGCAAACTCTCCGTCACGCTGGCCAACGTGGGTCGAACCATTCGTGACCGCATCGAACTGTCCCGTCGTATGCACGCGATGACCACACAAGCGCGGATGAGTGTAATCAGTGTGGTTGTCGTCACCTATTTCATCGGGGCTCTGATCTGGAGAAACGACCCCGAACGCATGAACGGCTTTTTGACCAGCATGATCGGCCAGGTCTTGGTCTCCATCGGCATGGCCTTGCAGGCGGTGGGCGTGGTCTGGATTTCCTGGATGAGCAAACCAAAGTTTTAG
- a CDS encoding DUF192 domain-containing protein gives MRTRRSSSTLQWLAADERRVLADSVRVADSFWKRLIGLQFAASLPGGQVLWLRDCRSVHTAWMRFAIDVYFLDATFRIVDARRNVPPWRIVRPRSPHARHVVEARSLEAAERLTVGLQTVFEACREDTP, from the coding sequence ATGCGAACTCGACGATCTTCCTCCACGCTGCAATGGCTGGCGGCCGACGAGCGGCGTGTACTTGCCGATTCGGTTAGGGTCGCGGATTCCTTTTGGAAACGTTTGATCGGTTTACAGTTTGCCGCGTCGCTGCCCGGCGGTCAGGTACTGTGGTTGCGTGACTGCCGCTCGGTGCATACCGCTTGGATGCGTTTCGCGATCGATGTGTACTTCCTGGATGCAACTTTTCGCATCGTCGATGCACGTCGAAACGTGCCCCCGTGGCGGATCGTCCGGCCTCGCAGTCCCCATGCCCGTCATGTCGTCGAAGCTCGGTCGTTGGAGGCTGCGGAGCGATTAACCGTCGGCCTGCAAACGGTCTTTGAAGCGTGCCGGGAGGACACCCCATGA